One genomic region from Natrinema caseinilyticum encodes:
- a CDS encoding ABC transporter permease, whose amino-acid sequence MIPVDGRAIYGLWLRDTKRFLRTPSRIVGSLATPLLFLVFMGVGFQGAAIPGLPEDVDYLQYLVPGIVGFTMLFGASFAGLSILADQDVGFLKEILVAPVSRTSIVLGRIAGGSTTALVQALLILGLSVPLGFEPASYLSMPLALVFLVLLAVTFVGFGIALASQFSDSEGFGLIVQFVIFPLFFLSGALYPLEGLPGSIRYAAYANPLTYGVDGLRAVLVGTSSFPVLVDFGALLVSSAAMVAIGAFLFERVEAV is encoded by the coding sequence GTGATCCCCGTCGACGGCCGGGCGATCTACGGGCTCTGGCTCCGCGACACGAAACGGTTTCTGCGAACGCCGTCGCGGATCGTCGGCTCGCTGGCGACCCCGCTGCTGTTTCTCGTCTTCATGGGCGTCGGCTTTCAGGGGGCGGCGATTCCGGGACTTCCCGAGGACGTCGACTACCTCCAGTACCTCGTGCCCGGCATCGTCGGCTTTACCATGCTGTTCGGTGCCTCCTTCGCCGGCCTCTCGATCCTCGCCGATCAGGACGTCGGCTTCCTGAAGGAAATCCTCGTCGCACCCGTCAGCCGCACGTCGATCGTCCTCGGCCGGATCGCCGGCGGGTCGACCACGGCGCTCGTCCAGGCGCTGCTCATCCTCGGACTCTCGGTTCCGCTCGGATTCGAGCCCGCGAGTTACCTCTCGATGCCTCTCGCGCTCGTCTTCCTCGTCCTCCTCGCGGTCACCTTCGTCGGCTTCGGCATCGCGCTCGCCTCCCAGTTCAGCGACAGCGAAGGGTTCGGCCTGATCGTTCAGTTCGTCATCTTCCCGCTTTTCTTCCTCTCCGGCGCGCTGTACCCGCTCGAGGGACTGCCCGGGTCGATCCGGTACGCGGCGTACGCGAACCCGTTGACCTACGGCGTCGACGGCCTGCGGGCCGTCCTGGTCGGTACGTCGTCGTTCCCCGTTCTCGTCGACTTCGGCGCACTCCTCGTCTCCTCGGCCGCGATGGTCGCGATCGGCGCATTCCTGTTCGAACGCGTCGAGGCGGTCTGA
- a CDS encoding alkaline phosphatase D family protein: MADDIDLDGRDEPGRGANDHAELLSELDSHDLAVAADFDPDADTGRFEYDPDADPDAVFPQSVASGGPTPTGVILWTRLSPAVFDPDERLAVRVARDPDLDDVVYEGVVTDAEQIRAHDYTVKVDLDGHLDSDREYHYRFYYRDTASRVGRCRTLPAPDASLERVRFAVLACQNFLNGYYPAYHYVADEDVDFLVHVGDFIYESDDGDFKGLGSYDYPGREKALPSGNGRVWGLADYRYLYRTYRSDRFLQEALEAHTLIVGWDDHEMVNDLYWDRRTDAPAGDHPRGDDSAFMTDLIADAMHAWWEYMPARVHYDPGGDNLQDRFRLWRDLEFGDLVTLVMTDERLFRDPPREAISTPDNVGPHREPPGRTMLGEDQREWLVDTITGSERTWTVWADEVLTVPLRIGSGPLSLYPVQGGWDGYTRERMQITEAIAEAAVDNFVTLTGDMHCYIAAYSQSSYPGRVTGGEGVAQGERIGVEFMTPAVTSLNVAEALHLTRGWRRTLTEPLLSWLVPAMNPHIEFFDSHHWGYSVVEFTDDACTYVGYAVDKTTNSPDAERSVVAAYRVPEGEVSLTDVTEQYRTR; encoded by the coding sequence ATGGCGGACGACATCGATCTGGACGGGCGCGACGAGCCGGGACGCGGCGCCAACGATCACGCCGAACTCCTGTCCGAACTGGACTCGCACGACCTCGCCGTCGCGGCCGATTTCGATCCCGACGCGGACACCGGCCGGTTCGAGTACGACCCGGACGCGGATCCGGACGCGGTGTTTCCCCAGTCGGTCGCCAGCGGCGGGCCGACCCCGACCGGCGTCATCCTCTGGACGCGACTGTCGCCCGCCGTCTTCGACCCGGACGAGCGACTGGCCGTGCGAGTGGCCCGCGATCCCGACCTCGACGACGTCGTCTACGAGGGCGTGGTCACCGATGCCGAGCAGATCCGAGCACACGACTACACCGTGAAAGTCGACCTCGACGGCCACCTCGACTCGGACCGCGAATACCACTATCGGTTCTACTACCGCGACACGGCCTCGCGGGTCGGACGGTGCCGGACGCTTCCCGCGCCCGACGCGTCGCTCGAGCGCGTCCGGTTCGCGGTCCTCGCCTGTCAGAACTTTCTCAACGGGTATTACCCCGCGTACCACTACGTCGCCGACGAGGACGTCGATTTCCTCGTCCACGTCGGCGACTTCATCTACGAGTCCGACGACGGCGACTTCAAGGGCCTCGGGTCGTACGACTACCCCGGGCGCGAGAAGGCCTTGCCCAGCGGAAACGGTCGCGTGTGGGGCCTCGCGGACTACCGGTACCTGTATCGGACGTATCGAAGCGATCGATTCCTCCAGGAGGCGTTGGAAGCACACACGCTGATCGTCGGGTGGGACGATCACGAGATGGTCAACGATCTGTACTGGGACAGACGGACGGATGCGCCCGCGGGCGACCACCCGCGGGGGGACGACTCCGCGTTCATGACGGACCTCATCGCCGACGCGATGCACGCGTGGTGGGAGTACATGCCCGCTCGCGTCCACTACGATCCGGGCGGTGACAACCTCCAGGACCGGTTCCGTCTCTGGCGCGACCTCGAGTTCGGGGACCTCGTGACGCTCGTGATGACCGACGAACGTCTCTTCCGCGACCCGCCTCGGGAAGCGATCTCGACGCCCGACAACGTCGGTCCCCACCGCGAACCGCCCGGACGGACGATGCTCGGCGAAGACCAGCGCGAGTGGCTCGTCGACACGATCACCGGGTCGGAACGGACGTGGACGGTGTGGGCCGACGAGGTCCTGACCGTCCCGCTTCGCATCGGTTCCGGACCGCTCTCGCTGTATCCCGTCCAGGGCGGGTGGGACGGCTATACGAGAGAGCGAATGCAAATCACCGAGGCGATCGCGGAGGCGGCCGTCGACAACTTCGTGACACTGACCGGTGACATGCACTGTTATATCGCCGCGTATTCGCAGTCGTCGTACCCCGGGCGAGTCACGGGCGGCGAGGGCGTCGCACAGGGCGAGCGAATCGGCGTCGAGTTCATGACGCCCGCCGTCACCTCGCTCAACGTCGCGGAGGCCTTGCATCTGACTCGCGGCTGGCGGCGGACGCTCACCGAGCCGCTGCTGTCGTGGCTGGTACCGGCGATGAATCCGCACATCGAGTTCTTCGACAGCCATCACTGGGGGTATTCGGTGGTCGAATTCACCGACGACGCGTGTACGTACGTCGGCTACGCTGTCGACAAAACGACGAACAGTCCGGATGCCGAGCGTTCTGTCGTGGCCGCGTATCGCGTTCCGGAGGGCGAGGTCTCGCTTACGGACGTGACCGAGCAGTATCGGACGCGGTAG
- a CDS encoding GNAT family N-acetyltransferase — translation MEYELLGWPPDGPRLRLDHERFSYAGKFVMTNTGKAVARADDGTIVAAVAFSPDRTDDETLWVRYVTVARDRRGEGIGPALLRRVRDRAIERGYDRLRIAVNNPYAYEALYRTGFAYTGDTTGIAELVLEYPAATTDADRQARDERDRYQAGLDEFRERDLSDDEDAFLESRRDGGPPAREPADR, via the coding sequence GTGGAGTACGAACTGCTCGGCTGGCCGCCCGACGGACCGAGGCTCAGACTCGACCACGAGCGGTTCAGCTACGCCGGGAAGTTCGTCATGACGAACACGGGCAAGGCGGTGGCTCGAGCCGACGACGGAACGATCGTCGCGGCGGTCGCATTCAGTCCGGACCGCACCGACGACGAGACGCTGTGGGTGCGCTACGTGACCGTCGCCCGCGACCGCCGCGGCGAGGGGATCGGTCCCGCGCTCCTCCGGCGGGTCCGCGACCGGGCCATCGAGCGCGGCTACGACCGGCTTCGGATCGCGGTCAACAACCCCTACGCCTACGAGGCGCTCTACCGGACCGGCTTCGCCTACACCGGTGACACGACCGGCATCGCCGAACTCGTCCTCGAGTATCCCGCGGCGACGACGGACGCGGACCGGCAAGCCCGGGACGAGCGCGACCGCTACCAGGCGGGTCTCGACGAATTCCGCGAGCGCGACCTCTCCGACGACGAAGACGCGTTTCTCGAATCGCGCCGCGACGGCGGGCCGCCGGCCCGCGAGCCGGCGGATCGATGA
- a CDS encoding helix-turn-helix domain-containing protein: MGMGIRAEVKIDDLSDCVVAQASAETSGRIHSVSKSTNPSATERVTVEFILEADQYPDEFDVDADLSPIFSYGSSSVYRFQRELGGGCPCESVEKFDCPVVDIRTQDTALYLTFHAPDMHRLQAVIGELRDRYANLDVRRLLRSQQDHDERNLVFVDRSTLTARQTEVLETAHRMGYFEHPKRANAGEVADELGITSTTLTEHLAAAQSKLLGTILDRE; this comes from the coding sequence ATGGGAATGGGGATCCGCGCGGAGGTGAAAATCGACGACCTGTCCGACTGCGTCGTCGCACAGGCGTCGGCCGAGACGAGCGGCCGGATTCACTCCGTCTCGAAGAGCACCAATCCGTCCGCGACAGAGCGCGTGACCGTGGAGTTCATACTCGAGGCCGACCAGTATCCCGACGAGTTCGACGTCGACGCCGACCTGTCGCCGATCTTTTCGTACGGCTCGAGTTCGGTCTATCGCTTCCAGCGCGAACTCGGGGGTGGCTGCCCCTGCGAGTCCGTCGAGAAGTTCGACTGTCCCGTCGTCGATATCCGCACGCAGGACACGGCGCTGTACCTGACCTTTCACGCGCCGGACATGCACCGGCTACAGGCGGTCATCGGCGAACTGCGCGACCGCTACGCGAACCTCGACGTCCGGCGACTGCTTCGGTCCCAGCAGGATCACGACGAACGGAATCTCGTCTTCGTCGACCGAAGCACGCTGACCGCCCGTCAGACCGAAGTCCTCGAGACCGCCCACCGAATGGGGTATTTCGAACACCCGAAGCGAGCCAACGCGGGCGAGGTCGCCGACGAACTCGGCATCACCAGTACGACGTTGACCGAACATCTCGCAGCAGCCCAGTCGAAACTGCTGGGCACGATTCTCGACCGCGAGTAG
- a CDS encoding ArsR/SmtB family transcription factor: protein MSRMYPDARDGSARGWRAIDPVDPQAVLAALDDDACRSILEATSEESLTATELSERCEIPMSTAYRKVEMLTEADLVTEQVRINTSGKHATEYRKNFDDVLVSVADGEIEIEMTKPDAEPGSASTPAIAGD from the coding sequence ATGTCCAGGATGTATCCCGACGCACGAGACGGCTCCGCACGAGGATGGCGCGCCATCGATCCGGTCGACCCGCAGGCGGTACTCGCCGCGCTGGACGACGACGCGTGCCGGTCTATCCTCGAGGCGACGAGCGAGGAGTCGTTGACGGCGACGGAGCTCTCAGAGCGGTGTGAGATCCCGATGTCGACGGCCTACCGAAAGGTCGAGATGCTGACCGAGGCCGATCTGGTCACGGAGCAGGTTCGGATCAACACCTCCGGCAAGCACGCGACCGAGTATCGCAAGAACTTCGACGACGTTCTCGTCTCTGTCGCCGACGGGGAGATCGAAATCGAAATGACGAAGCCGGACGCCGAGCCCGGTTCGGCATCGACGCCCGCCATCGCGGGCGATTGA